ATCAAGAGATAAAATCTTTAGTGATAAGATGATGCTTGTAAGCGATTTTTTCTTCGGAGAAGAAGTGACTTCTGTCTTTGATGATATGCTGAACCGATCCGTTCCGTTTTACATAGAGATCCAGCGGATGATCACCGAAATGGTAAATGACTTTGCCGTTGATGGCAGCAGCATCTACGACCTTGGATGTTCCACCGGAACAACTTTGGTGAATATAGCTTCACAGGTCAAAAAAGATGTCAAACTGATTGGTATTGATAATTCGGATGAAATGCTTAAAAGGTGTAAAGAAAAACTTAATGAACGTGGGGTAACTAAAAATCTTGAACTGCAAAAAGTGGATTTAAATCAAGGGATAACAATCTCAAATGCATCAGTAGTAGTGATGATCCTTACCCTGCAATTTGTGCGTCCCCTATATCGAAACGCCCTGGTCAAGTCCATATATCAGGGTATGAACAGAGACGGGTGCCTGATATTAGTCGAAAAAGTCCTTGGTGAATCCCCTATGTTGAACCGGCTTTTCATAAAA
This Deltaproteobacteria bacterium DNA region includes the following protein-coding sequences:
- the cmoA gene encoding carboxy-S-adenosyl-L-methionine synthase CmoA; protein product: MESSPLNEKSRDKIFSDKMMLVSDFFFGEEVTSVFDDMLNRSVPFYIEIQRMITEMVNDFAVDGSSIYDLGCSTGTTLVNIASQVKKDVKLIGIDNSDEMLKRCKEKLNERGVTKNLELQKVDLNQGITISNASVVVMILTLQFVRPLYRNALVKSIYQGMNRDGCLILVEKVLGESPMLNRLFIKYYYALKKRRGYSNLEITQKREALENVLIPYKLLENRKMLKKAGFREIDVFFKWHNFCGIVAIK